The following coding sequences lie in one Salmo salar chromosome ssa13, Ssal_v3.1, whole genome shotgun sequence genomic window:
- the LOC106567909 gene encoding glucose-6-phosphate exchanger SLC37A4, whose translation MGATGYGYYRIVIFFSMFTGYSLYYFNRKTFSFVMPSVMEEIKLDKEDLGLITSSQTMAYAISKFISGVLSDQISARWLFSIGLLVVGGINVIFSWSSTVTVFSALWFVNGLGQGLGWPPCGKVLRKWFEPSQFGTWWAVLSCSMNLAGGLGPLLAMVLLHYYDWRTILSMSGIICASFSVICLVFIKNEPKDVGLPSIEAAAKKGVANCDSTLSEFLLSPYLWVLSLGYLVVFGVKTACTDWGQLYLIQDKGQTVLIGSSYMSALEVGGLVGSLAAGFLSDRAVARQGLGTNGNPRHVLLLSMMAGMFLSLYLFRVTITAEALKEAPVWVVALHPLSVLIGLSEKEIWILSLGAMFGFSSYGPIALFGVIANESAPSNYCGSSHAIVALMANVGAFFAGLPFSTIAKYYSWDMAFWVAEVTIAVTTVIFFLFRNIRTKMGHIPQKID comes from the exons ATGGGGGCCACTGGTTATGGATACTATCGTATCGTTATCTTCTTCTCCATGTTTACTGGCTACTCCCTGTACTACTTCAACAGGAAGACCTTctcttttgtcatgccctctGTGATGGAGGAGATTAAACTGGACAAGGAAGACTTGG GCCTAATCACCAGTAGTCAGACCATGGCCTATGCCATCAGTAAGTTCATCAGTGGTGTATTGTCCGACCAGATCAGCGCTCGCTGGCTCTTCTCCATTGGCCTCTTGGTGGTGGGGGGCATCAACGTGATCTTCTCATGGTCCTCCACTGTGACTGTGTTTTCTGCTCTGTGGTTTGTCAACGGTCTGGGCCAGGGCTTAGGCTGGCCACCATGTGGGAAGGTGCTCCGCAAG TGGTTTGAGCCATCTCAGTTTGGGACATGGTGGGCAGTGCTGTCCTGCAGCATGAACCTGGCCGGTGGATTGGGTCCTCTCCTGGCTATGGTATTGCTTCATTACTATGACTGGAGGACTATCCTGTCCATGTCAGGCATCATCTGTGCATCCTTTTCTGTCATCTGCCTGGTGTTCATAAAGAACGAACCCAAAGACGTGGGCCTGCCCAGCATTGAGGCCGCAGCCAAGAAAGGAG TAGCCAACTGTGACAGTACTCTGAGTGAGTTCCTGCTGTCTCCATACCTGTGGGTGCTGTCCCTAGGCTACCTGGTAGTGTTCGGGGTGAAGACTGCATGCACTGACTGGGGCCAGCTCTATCTCATTCAGGATAAGGGCCAGACTGTCCTCATAg GCAGTTCCTACATGAGTGCCTTGGAGGTTGGAGGTCTGGTGGGCAGCCTCGCAGCTGGCTTCCTGTCTGACAGGGCTGTTGCTAGG CAAGGTTTGGGTACCAATGGTAACCCTCGccatgtcctcctcctctccatgatGGCTGGCATGTTTTTGTCCCTATACCTGTTCCGTGTCACTATCACAGCTGAGGCCCTAAAG GAAGCTCCCGTCTGGGTAGTGGcccttcatcctctctctgtccttatCGGCCTGTCAGAGAAAGAG ATCTGGATACTTTCCCTGGGTGCTATGTTCGGATTCTCCTCTTATGGACCAATCGCATTGTTCGGTGTGATAGCCAATGAAAGTGCTCCATCAAACTATTGTGGGTCCTCCCATGCCATCGTAGCTCTCATGGCCAATG TTGGGGCTTTCTTTGCGGGACTCCCCTTCAGCACCATCGCTAAATACTACAGCTGGGACATGGCCTTCTGGGTAGCTGAAGTGACCATTGCCGTGACGACAGTCATCTTCTTTCTGTTCCGTAACATTCGCACCAAAATGGGCCACATCCCCCAgaaaattgattga